The genomic DNA GCAAATACTCAAATGCTCATATCAAGGTGCGATTTTTTGTTCAGTCTCATTTAGAACCTGCAGTGAAAATTTAGAACACTCCGGTGCGATAATTTTTACaaccaagaagaagaaaatcgTAATTATGGGAGTGGCAAAGCTAAAGAAATGTACAACAGATATCCTAATACTTGGGAGCACTATTCAAATGTCTCTTCAACACGTCCATcaccgacccaaagtccgcCTTCACACTCACTGGAGGGTTCGCGAGCCGGCACGCCATGTCCTTGATATCCTTCGAGTGATAATCGATCTTTGATTGAGTGAACTTCAGGCCGTGTGCTGTGCTAACCACCACAGTCCGATCAGTGGGCCGGATGACTCCCCTGTTCCTGAGTTTAATCAGGGCAGCTAGAGCTACCCCAGTATGAGGGCATATGAACATCCCGGTTGAGTCAGCCTGTGCCATTGCATCCATTAATTCCTCCTCGGTTGCTTCTTCCACTATCCCGTCCGAGTTCTTCAGGGCATAGACTGCCCGGTCGATTGAGACTGGGTCCCCAATCTGGATCGCCGAGGCAAAAGTCGTCATTGCCTTCACGGGCTTAAAGTCCTTCCACCCTGACTTGTAATAGAGGTACAGTGGGTTTGCATTCGCCGCCTGGGCAGAGACAAGCCTCGGCATCCGATCCACTAGGCCTAGTTCCTTGCACATATGGAAACCTTTGTAGAAAGCGTAGATATTCCCGAGGTTGCCCCCCGGGACAATGACCCAGTCGGGGACTTCCCAGTCGAATTGCTGAAGGATCTCGACCGCGGCAGTCTTCTGCCCCTCGAGCCGGAGACTGTTCAGAGAATTGGCCAGATAGATTGGCAATTCAGAGGTGACCTCTCGGATCAACTTCATGCAGCCATCGAAGTCGGTGTCAATGCTCAGCACGAACGCCCCGTTCGCAATGGGTTGAACAAGCTGGGCCATCGAGATCTTATCCGCAGGCAGGAAGACGATTGAAGGGATCCCAGCAGCGGCGCAGTATGCCGAGAGGGCCGCCGACGTGTCCCCGGTGGAAGCGCAGCCCACACCGACCACGGGACAGTTCAGCTTTCGGAGGCGGTTCACCTGAGAAACCAATACAGTCATTCCCAAATCCTTGAAGCTTCCCGTGTGAGAGATTCCACAGTGCTTCACCCACAAGTCATTCATCCCTAGGAACTGCTTGCCGAACCGCTCGGCCCAGAAGAGATTGGAGTTGCCCTCGAAGGCAGAGACGATGTCGTCGGAGTCAATCTCCGGGAGGACCCACTCCTTCTTGCTCCAGACGCCGGAGCCGTAAGGCCAAGTCGTGCGGCCCACGCGCGAGTCGAAGAGTTCCCGCCAATACGCGCCGGGGAACGACTTAAGGGCCTCCATGTCGTGCTGCACGTCGAGGAGGCCGCCGGAGCGGGACCGGTAAACTATCTCGTCGAGGGAATACGACTCTGCTGAGTCCAAGCCCGACCCGAACGGGACGTACTTGGCAGAGAAAGACTGCGGGGGCCCGCGCAGCCGCCTTGCCTCGTCCCGGATGGTCTTGGGAAGCGGTGCTGGTGCCTCTACAAGCGGGGATGGATCATAGGTGGAAGAGGTGCAGGATATGACGGCGGGCCGCCTTGGAACGGACCTGGGGTTCGGGCTTAGAGCGGCGGAAGAGGAGGAGAACGAGAGGGTATAGTGGGGGAAAGAGGAGGCGGCCATCTGCGGCGGCTTACGGCAGGTGGGAATATCATGTACGGTGGCGCTGTGGGAGTCGGGGGAGGGGGCCGGCCTTTTGAAGGGAGCGGTGGAGTGGGGCTGAGACGGTGGAGGGAATAATGGTGGCCACTGTTTACACGTGCGGTAGTATTGCGGGTTAAGGCATGTGTTGCACGTGCTTAGTTTGTCGGACTATTAAATCTGGACTTAAATAAGTGTGGCAGTTCTGGAAGAGGGCGCGGTGAATTCGCGCCAGCCTTTATTAATAAGATCGAAAAGActttaaatttgatatttattatggcgaataaaatttttattttattatattaggaATAAAGTCCTTTCGTcataattgaaatatatatatatatatatatatatgtatatatatatatataaatgcgTGGCAATTTGTAAATAGTTTTTTGTAATAATACtccgaaaaaaaattacagtaCATCTTAGAAGTATGGGAGAAAATACATATTTGTGTgtgcatatacatataagaGTGTGACCCGACTTATGCgtcaaatgaaatataaataataaagttgAACCCGCAAAATATTTGAACCCGTAAATAGATATTGAATATATTTCGAagacatatattatatttaaatcaatatattaattttgcaTAAATATAAAGTTGAACTTGCTCTAAGCGTTACATACTAAATGTGCCTATAATTCATATGAAATTTTATGaaacttaattttaaataggaaaataatataaataaacttaaaattgaaataaaggAGATAGAGGTGGAATGGACATTGAAGAGAggaaaagagaggagagaaaaaatataaaagaaataagtGGTTGAGTGAGacataaaaagttaaaattataatatcgCCATTAAATTTAATGGTTATTAGTTTTTGAAAGAATTGGACTAACGATAACTTTGGAAATATAAAGTTATCTCACACTTTTTCTTctctaatttataatataaatagacTAGACTTTGAACACGCTTTACGCGCGACTGTTGTAAATTTTTTGTCAAAACTTtaaagaatattttaattattcttcagtattatttgaaaatatgacCAATTTCTTTTCATTGAGATTAAAATAGATCTTTTTATTAATGACAATAATAACTAATGATATTGATAGCAGAAATTTTAcccaataaattaataataatagaaatcCCAAAATGGTGGGTAGGAGAGAAAAACGAGAGCAAAGCAGTGAACCGCAATTGCAAAGGAAAGACAGAGAAGAGAAAAAGGGAGACAGAAAATAGAGGGAGGAGTGGAGAAGTTGGTAACTAGAAAAGATCTTAATTTACAATTTTGCTTGTAATTTTAATggctcttaattttttatatatataattttacgACGGGCCTTATTTGAGAATAAATGTTAGAGGAAaacttttcttctcattttttatagtaatatagataataaaaagagaaaataggaATAAATATCTattgaatggagaaaattaatGTAAGAGAGGTTTGCTCTTTAGTAGGCTTACTTGGTTTGATCTTGAATTAGTTGACCCCAATTGGACTTTTCCATTATAAAACAGGCTCATAGATCTAttacattaaaataaaaatataataaagctAATATTGGACTACGGGTAGTTCCACAACGAgtattgaaaatgaaatctttTGGTTAGCAGGCAAAAAGTGTGTGCCAATCGAGCTTTCGAGTATCAGATGGTGCAAatcaaaaagtaaaaaaaaaatccttgaAATAAGGACGTTAAGTAGTGTAGGGATGCGTCttgtattatttattcatattgTGACTAAACAAATTCATGTCATAAAACCCTAAATCCAAATACAATACAATTAATGGTACATGTCAGAATTCTCAAATACGGACACAGCCCATTTAATTGTGGATTGGCACCAAAAATATACGTCTAACCTCTTAATTAAGCCCGTCTAAAAATGTACATATTCAAACATGCACGATGTGACATGTTaacattaaataaataataaacataTCTACACGCgattaaattgataaaaacCTGATAAAGCTATCTTTTTAGGTTACAAGCGGAGTAGAGAGAGAATATGTAAGGAGTGACTGCGTAAAGTCTGCCATTTAGGAATATGGATTGTTGAGAATAAGAGGATTTTTGTATATATGATTTCTCATATAATTGAGTAATATCGGTTAAATAGGTTCATGAACACGCTAAATCACATTTAATCATATGGGCTTGATCatgtttaaataaattaactgAGCCGAACTCATTTAAACACAACATTTGCTTAATTTTGTATTGTATACGTGTCTTGTTATCGTACTGTGTCATAAAAAAATTGCCTGCAATAGTAAATAGCATTAGATTTAAGTCCAACATGTAGAAATTCCATCTCGACTCAAGATCGACTTAAGTTCGACTTGTCATTCCATTAGATTTGAGTTTCCTgaattaattatcataattttacaGAAGGGGTTTAATATTGTGAGATTCTGAACTATCCTCATTAATTTCGTTTTCCATGTCCGTATatctccttttctttatttcttgCTAGCTTCATTGACTCCCTCTTAACAAAGAAACTTACAAATTTATGAATCTCAGTAGGATGTCATTTAACTTTTCCCAAGCTTAATCCATTATCCATTCTAAGCTCTAAAATCATTTTAATAAACAGATACTGACATTTTAAATAACTATTCACCCAATGTTTTTATACAACAATTTCCAAATTAATAAACTTTTGATTCATCTAAGAAAACCATTAAACTTCTGGTCTAAGcctccaaaagaaaaattaagtaGTTTAAAGTCGTGTTGACTCGAGTAAGGAGGAGGTTTGTCACGTGATTCTTGGGATCTTACAATTTGGAGATCATTATTAGGACAAGACATAGTTGTGCATAAAAATTATGTACATAACTATCACGtggtattatatatatgtctacatttttttatgaaaaatatatatatatatatatgcttattgaatatataaaaataaacatattaAAATTGCTCAGATTGGATCCCACGGATCTTGCTTTGGGATACAAATTGGAGTAGGTATTTGGATTTAAACTTACGACGCCTAATCTATTTGTATGCTTTTCAGGATGGATCTCTAAAGTTCATCCATTAGAACGACTttagcaaaagcaaataaGTGAATATTAATCTTTAGCAAAAGcaaacacacatatatatatatatataagaggaCCGTTggtttattataataaaatataaattttaataactaataatgAGATAACAATAGTCCCACCACGAGTATCTAATCTGGAACCTATTAGTTATCGGGCGAAAGTGTGCACTACTATGCTTAGTACACTCTAGTTTTACATCTTTTTTATGTGATTACAAGGGATGGTTGACTCGGAGCTTATCTCCATTAATTTCTTGACGAAGCTTGATCAAGAGAAGCCCAATTCATATCGTCCCAAGCCCAAGAAAATTAAACTGAAGAATATGATCCAAGTTCAATCTAAATGCCAGTCCAAGCCCGTGAAGCCACTGACCCCAGACGCATCTGAGTGAGAAGCATTAAAAGTGGATAAACAGCTGCATTGGGAGAAGAACGAATAAGTAGTCTTTGACTCAATTAAGCCTTAGTGATTTTCTAGGAGCAAATAGTATCTACGgggcgtttgatttcaaagtta from Punica granatum isolate Tunisia-2019 chromosome 2, ASM765513v2, whole genome shotgun sequence includes the following:
- the LOC116195675 gene encoding threonine synthase 1, chloroplastic codes for the protein MAASSFPHYTLSFSSSSAALSPNPRSVPRRPAVISCTSSTYDPSPLVEAPAPLPKTIRDEARRLRGPPQSFSAKYVPFGSGLDSAESYSLDEIVYRSRSGGLLDVQHDMEALKSFPGAYWRELFDSRVGRTTWPYGSGVWSKKEWVLPEIDSDDIVSAFEGNSNLFWAERFGKQFLGMNDLWVKHCGISHTGSFKDLGMTVLVSQVNRLRKLNCPVVGVGCASTGDTSAALSAYCAAAGIPSIVFLPADKISMAQLVQPIANGAFVLSIDTDFDGCMKLIREVTSELPIYLANSLNSLRLEGQKTAAVEILQQFDWEVPDWVIVPGGNLGNIYAFYKGFHMCKELGLVDRMPRLVSAQAANANPLYLYYKSGWKDFKPVKAMTTFASAIQIGDPVSIDRAVYALKNSDGIVEEATEEELMDAMAQADSTGMFICPHTGVALAALIKLRNRGVIRPTDRTVVVSTAHGLKFTQSKIDYHSKDIKDMACRLANPPVSVKADFGSVMDVLKRHLNSAPKY